From Capra hircus breed San Clemente chromosome 1, ASM170441v1, whole genome shotgun sequence, the proteins below share one genomic window:
- the C1H21orf62 gene encoding uncharacterized protein C21orf62 homolog, with the protein MAAPSGHSFFLIGALGVFALNCFTRAQRNGTLIFTKENTIRKCSCSADIRDCDYSLANLMCSCKTVLPLAVEQTSYSDRLTIWFTDTSALGLLLNFTLVRDLKLSLCSTNILPTEYLAICGLKRLRVSTEAKHPSPEQSLLIHDGGESESREKPTFQRGWQTCMYLSFLDMALFNRESALKSYSVANSASMANNFPCFSHLKTFPVLNNKSYVVTFIY; encoded by the coding sequence ATGGCAGCTCCTTCTGGGCACAGCTTCTTTCTGATCGGTGCGCTGGGCGTCTTTGCACTCAACTGCTTCACCAGGGCTCAGAGGAACGGCACGCTCATTTTCACCAAGGAAAACACCATTCGGAAGTGCAGCTGCTCAGCAGACATCCGAGACTGTGACTACAGTTTGGCCAACCTGATGTGCAGCTGTAAAACCGTGCTGCCTCTTGCCGTTGAGCAAACGAGCTATAGTGACCGTCTGACCATCTGGTTCACAGACACGTCTGCGCTGGGGCTCCTGCTGAACTTCACGCTTGTCCGGGACCTGAAGCTTTCCCTGTGCAGTACCAACATTCTCCCCACTGAATACCTGGCTATTTGCGGTCTGAAGAGGCTTCGGGTCAGCACGGAGGCCAAGCATCCCTCCCCTGAACAGAGTTTACTCATCCACGACGGTGGGGAGAGTGAATCCAGAGAGAAGCCCACATTCCAGCGAGGCTGGCAAACCTGTATGTATCTCTCCTTCTTAGATATGGCACTCTTCAACAGGGAGTCCGCCTTAAAATCATACAGTGTTGCGAACTCTGCCAGCATGGCCAACAACTTCCCCTGCTTTTCCCACCTTAAAACCTTCCCAGTTCTAAACAACAAAAGCTACGTCGTCACCTTCATTTACTAA